The Dioscorea cayenensis subsp. rotundata cultivar TDr96_F1 chromosome 8, TDr96_F1_v2_PseudoChromosome.rev07_lg8_w22 25.fasta, whole genome shotgun sequence genome segment ATGACACCAAAAAAACTATGTagaaaaataacttttaaaaattggtCTCACAATGTACcaattaatttgatttggattcaattgaaaaagacaaaaagtaaaataaattaagtgaAACATACTGATCAAGAATCTTATcgtttcttcttcattttcgtccaaaaaaaaaaaaagaaaagaaaaacaaacttcTTTTCACAAAGCCTGTAACTTTTTATATGAacatcttatttatttgtttaagattattttttcacaaatatgGGTCAAATCTAAGTTTGGCAAATTTACTCAACATAGACTTGGCTCATTAAGAAAATACCAAGTTTGAGTTTGCCTGGTCTAACTACAGTCTACATATGAAACCATGCCATTTGCAAGAAGAGTTTAGTTTGCAATAGAGCTCAAGTTTGATATTTTCTTAACTAGCTAAGCCAGAAATTAAGAGAGCTTTGAGATCTAGCATAGCTTATAAAATTGTTTACAGAAAAAGCTTAGAATTTTAGGAGgatttaaaaaaggaaaaattgcttgcatacccctatAAAACCATAGAATTActtaaatacccccataaaaatactatttacttgcataccctcataaaattaacttatttacttatatatccctaCCGTTAGTTACCGTTAGCCACCGTTAGAGTTTATGGAATTAACCATATTTcccacttaacccaacttaacaaaattacctaattacccttaacatcatccaaggTAGGGGTGCATTTGAGCAGAGCCGTTCGTGAACGActcggtgttcggctcgataaGGGCTCGTTCGTGttcagctcatattgtaaacgagccaagcttaaacatcattttcaagctcgattaataaacgagccaaaCTTGAGCAGCCGAAAGCTCGGCTCATTTTGGATCGTGAACACAGCTCGCGAACAAGCTTGTTTATAAGCTCGGCtgtgagctcgtttatatatatgtatattaaggtgtatatgtgactatgtcgtTGTTGCCAATTTGAGTCACACATATCGGGCTCtaaactactattcgaaggctCAGCTCGTTAAAAGCTCAGGTcagctagttcattaagttaaataagctcgtaagataaacgagccaagcttgaacaccaccaagctCGCCTCGTTAAATCTTTTGAACAActtgtttattgtataattaaaagttGTTTTATAGTATCAGttccaattttatttataataatcattaatataactattcatagtgtcatgaacaagcttatttaTTGCATCGTTAATAATatcgaaaaaaatatttatagatagttacatcacaatgtttattttgttattattgtaattatttgttaacttatttaatgaagattttaacaagcttgaactcaaaccttaatgattcaataaataagcttaaattattcttttgatcctcaaactcaaatcgagttgagtcacacttgataataattcattaaataagatttaaatgatactttactaaataagaaaaaatagaatataaaaaaatattcaagccTTAATTAAGCTAACGAGCCAAGGttaagcttcgaattttcttaacaagttgagctcgagcatgaagctcgaaataagctcgattagagctcgagctcggttaaaatagtaacgaggcaagcttgaacatgaaaaatgaaactcgaagaaagctcggctcgagctcaagctcgattaaatagtaacgagccaagcttgaacatgacaaagctcggctcgtttacagccccaATCCAAGGTCATattttttagtatgaaattatttgttattttttagtataaaattacccaattacccttaacatcatctaACTACCCTTAACATTatccaaaattacccaattacccttaaccatagtatgaaattatttgttatatattgttacacgTTGtaattttacctatttttaggttttgtttgtaaagaacatgtgataatgaaaaatgttttagagatgtttgtaaaaaccttaaaaatatgaatttactcaaaaattcatgatttttaataatttttaaaaataattaaagcgtatataaaaaaaattatattggttatctataatttaaataatttaagtctataaaataataaaaaaatttgatgggtatattaacaaactcataatggtcatttgttgaataaaatgagtaatgtctacaaaataagaagaaaaaaaatttagaggggtatataaggaaacatattttggtaatttacacttattccatccattgatttaacacaattaagagtcaacttaaccataaGGGTATagaagcaaatataattgatttgtaggggtatacaaataaatatcatttttataagggtatttaagtaaattcatgattttactgGGGTATGTAAGTAAAAATCCCttaaagaaatagaagagaATTTGGTGTAGGATTGGTATTGTGAGAAGAGAATTACACATAGAACgaaaaagaatgaattttttttttttaatatataatggtTAGCTCAACCTAGGTGATTCGGTGGGTCAACACATTAGGTCTTATGTTGCCAAAAGCTCCACTCGTAATCCGAACCACTATATTATGAGTCGGTAGACCTTTGAATTACAAtgctaatattatttttattgttacttGCATCTACTAAGCATGTAGGTATCTTTATATATACTGAACATATGATAATAGCTGGCGTAGCAGGTAAGAGGGATAAGTTATGATACAAGTTTAATTATCCCAATTGATAGTTGCTTTCACCAAGCAGAAAATTAGCACTGATATCAATGGAGAAGATATGCCTTGAATGGTAGATAAGTGATATTCTAAAAATACAGTAGTTTAATTAAGTACTCCCTTCTGTAGTAATCTTTTTATGATAGATTAGTAGATCTCACCTAGGAGTAATTCACTCTTTTCTATAGCTTGGGCAGGTCTGTGTCTCTAGACGGTAGTCTTCGCCAtcccagttttttttttcctttctatttTTGCTCCTTTTGAGTTTTGTAAACCTTATTCCTAGTGAGGTCTTAATTTGTCTTCGatgttttgtattgttttttcaatttttttgtcttgccgctttttttttcaataaaactatggtttatttatattattaaaaaaaaacttaattgtcTCAATTCACTAGTGTATATTAAAAGGAATGTACTTTAATGAGAGTATCATAGGCAAGATATACATTTTAGTTAGGAATGTAATTTGATATGCAGGAGATAAGTTAGTAAGTATCTTACTGTAGCATTGTGCCATTTTCTGTTTATGAAGTTAGCTAAGCTGCTTCTTTGTTTTCATCAAGCAAAGTTGGAGGTCTTAATTGTTATTGATCTACTTGTCATCATTTGGTATAGGCCACTACATGGCAATTGATTCACCATCAATGACTTCCGCATAACTTGGCCAATTATGATTGAATGAGTTTAAATAGATAATAACAACAATTGCTCCATGAATGTAAATAGTCACCATtagaaatttaaacaaatagtttgagaaaatattaaatactaTAAGATAGAAATATAAATCACTAAACACCTTGGTCAAAACTCCAAGCATCTGCATATTGAATCTAAACAAATGGCTTACCAACCAGCATGCAGttgcttttaaaaaatttaaacaaaaggcTTTCTTTCCAAATTGAACATTAGCTATACATTTACACACCAAATGGTAAAGAACAAGCACTTGGATAACAACTCAAAGTAGCTGGTTTTGTTGGATCGGCATAATCTTAATGTTCCCAACTACTTTTTTAGATAATTGGTAGATATTATACATCAATTGAAAGTCTACTTTGTGGTTTTTGTCCTACAGTATAAAGAATCTATATTTGTCAATAAGTACGATAGAATTAAGAAGCCAAAGGGATTCTCAACGGATTCTCAACCAACTATAAAGGACAAGAgaaaggattttgtttttgttttttttgtttttttgtttttttttttaataaagaagtTAACATACTAGTTATACGTCTCTCTCCACATCCAACAGTAAACAAAAGCAATTTAAGTCATCAGGTTttatatttgttcttgattttctttcggTTAGAGTTAAAAATTGTCAAAAACTGGAACTTAAAGAAAATATACCATGGTGACATAGATGcgagtatttttatttatttatttatttttacattcgttTAACTTTTAGCTTTGAAGCTTGTATCTCTTTGATTTGATCTTTTCTAAAAGTTTGACGTGATGACAGTGACGGTTTTACATTGTTGATTAATTGTCTTTTAGGATGATTGTTATTTACTTTAACAATTGCGAAATAATATGTATAATTCAATTGTACTCATGCTGAGAGAAAGTGAGGAGTGTGCCATTTTGACtctcatataaaaaatcataagttcaaatttttttgcaatGCATGACTGAGACTGAAAAAATGTGTATTGATTTGTctacactatcataaaaaataaaaataaaaataaacagtaTAATTATCTAGGAGTTTTAATTTCGAAATTTATGAGGTatgcaaatattttattttaagatatcTATACTTAAAATGGTGATTTTGATATCCTTTCTTAGTCAATTTTAACAGCAAACAATTGTATACACATGAAAAAttgatatctatatatatctatatgtatctatatatatatatatatatatttcaaccaGATGTATtatactttttcaaaaaaaatccaGATGTATTATTATCAATAATCTTGGTGCTAAcaactaaaatttatatttcaactAAAAATTCTTAATTGGCCAcagatatataatataaatcaataattatttttataaaatacacaaatcattatttatattatttgctaTTGAAATAAAACTCCCTTACTTTACTATTGggttatattaatattaataaattaataaattgttaaaTATGTTCATAAAACTATTTTCTCAATCAACATTTTGGAACTCATAAAccttagtattaaaaaaaatgcatatatatagatttttctCCATTTGTCATCATCTCCTCCACAAACTCCAACTACCAAAAGAATTTTTAATGCatgaatatttattgatttttgtatgTAAATTTATTAGGCAGCCACTACCATCCATTTTCCGACATCCCCTCAAAACATTAAATGGTGATCCTtgataaaatacaatatttattttatttacttacaTGTATAAAATGCTCAGACACATGGGCACAATacaagttaaaattaaaaaaatttaaattatattatgtgCTTTAAAAAATAcccattaaataaaatatgttaaCTATCTTTCAACATTAACCTGTACAGAATGAGATACTTGTGTTATTAAATTTGCAGATATAGTGAGTTGTTcacattagtaaaaaaaatttattaaaatataaaaatcataagactctcttttaattttattaattaattatttatttataaattagatAAGTCACACCATCTATGCCGCTGGATttgcaaattaaaaatttaatgttttattaatttattattttagattattaatgtttttttagagAATTATTAATgagtcattatttttattttttttttgacaaatagacgacaagcgcctcCGTTTAAGGGTAAATTAGGGACATGCACGCAGAGCTCAACGTCGACCCATGTGCCCTCATCTTGTGTGGATATAGGATTCGATCTCGGTCATTTCTGAAATAAACGTCTTATATAAGGTATCCGATACTAATTGACCCAAAGACTgttgtaataaattattattaaataacaaacaatgagaaaaattatttgagggTATTTGATGACATCCACCAtttctctctcacacacaaAGACACACCAACCAGCCTCCAACCTCTTCATCGATGGTGTTCTCCGGCGAACAACCACGGCCTCACATCGCCATCATCCCAAGCGCCGGCATGGGCCATCTCACACCTTCATGCCGCCTTGCCACCACTCTAGCCGCCCAAGGATGCCACGTGTCCCTCATCGTCTTCCATCCAATGGTTTCCTCCGCCGAGTCCAAATCCATGACCAACTTCTTCTCCAGCTTCCCCTCAATCCACCCCATCCACTTCAACGTCGTCCCCCTCCCCGGCTCTGGCGATCCATTCTTTCTCCAGTTTGAAGCCATTCGCCAGTCTCCtcacctcctcctccctcttctcacttcttcttcttctccaccgaTTACTTCTATCATCGTCGACATCTCTTTAGCTTCCACTTTCTTACCGGCCATTTCTCCGACAGGGATCAGCACCTTCATTTTCTTCACTGCCTCGGCGTCAATGCTTGCCCTCTGTGCTTACTTTCCCACTCACATTGACATTGATCAgaacaaaagaagcaaagatcATGTGGATGTCCCTGGAGTTGGAGTTATTCCAATGGCTTCAATCCCTCCCAGACTTCACAACCCCAGTGATCTTTTCACCACTCAGTTCGTCGCCAATGGACGTGCTCTCATGCAAGCCAATGGAGTCTTGATAAACACCTTTGAAGCTCTAGAACCAGAGACTCTCACAGCGTTCAATAATGGAGTTGTGTTGCCTGGGTTCCCTCCTGTCATGGCCGTTGGGCCAGTGAAGCAACTCCCGTTGATGGAAACGTCTGCGGCGTTGCCGTGGCTTGATGCGCAGATGGAGAGGTCGGTGGTGTACGTGAGCTTTGGTAGCCGGACGGGGATGTCGGTGGAGCAAATCAGAGAACTAGGAGTTGGGTTGGAGAGGAGTGGGGCTAAGTTCTTGTGGGTGATTAAAACTAAGATGGTGGACAAAGAGGAAGCGCAAGTGGAGTTAAAGGAGTTATTAGGAGAGGAATTGGTGGAGAGGATCAAGGAGATAGGATCAATGGTGGTGCATGGATGGGTGGAACAAGAGGAGATCTTGAAGCATGGAGCTGTGGGTGGGTTTGTGAGTCACTGTGGTTGGAACTCGGTGATGGAGGCGGCGCTGCATGGTGTGCCGGTGCTGGCGTGGCCTCAAATAGGAGATCAGAAGGTGAACGCTGAGGTGGTGAGGAGGAGTGGGTTGGGGATTTGGGTGGAGGAGTGGAGTTGGGGAGGTCAAGAAGGTAAGGTGGTGAAGGGGGAGGAGATTGCGGAGAGAGTAAAGGAGCTTATGGATAGCCCGGTGGTGTGCTCGTCGGCGGCGAGGGTGGCGGCGGAGGCTGtgaaggctgttggagatggtggaagctctGAGAAAAGTTTGGCTGAGTTCATTGCTAAGTTGGAAGGGGTGAAATATATGGGATTAATAAATTAGTtactgtttttaattatatggatacgataataatgaatggtatttaataaatttatcttgtttttgttttcttatatttgaCTCTTTCTATTGAtttgctttctttaatttatagtttttgttttgaattgtgtTGAAGCTGCCGCAGATAAAACTAAGAATAAAAGACAAGAAGAGCTAGAGttcaaaaaaaaacttgatggaCTGGAGATCACAAGATACttgagagttttatttatttatttatttatttattttatttttgaataagacgGATAAACCACCCAAGATACTGCAATCAAGCCTGGTTAGTTTTTGTCATGTTGAAGTTCATCAAATTCATCATCTCAGTACTATTTCAACTCATCATCTCAGCACTATTTAAACTGAACATGATATCTAGTCTGAGCTTGTTTTAAACTTTATTTGTGAATTATTGAGTTTTCACAAGTAAATAATCCTAAAtgtgtaaattaaaatttttacatataccaaattaaataatttcaaatcaaGCCAAtacataattgaaaataataaacaaagaaaatcaacCAACAACAAGACACTAGTTTTATTTGGAAAACTCTAAAACCCTCCAATGAAAAAGGATAACCACTATTGatcaataaatatcaaatattctaACTCAAGTAAATCTATATTTAGAGATTaccaataatgaaaaaaatacaaattaataatatcTCCCTAGAAAACAAACTCTTATTGAATGATGgcacttagaaaaaaaaaaaatagagaaataaccTTTTAAAATTGCTCTTAAAACTTACTAATTAATTCGATTTGAATTCAATTGAACAATAAATAAGAGCAAGATAAAGTGAATCTTGCATGAATCCACCtaatctcttttcttcttcttcgtttcccatgcataaagaacaaaaataaacttgttTTCATAAAGCCtgttctctgtttttttttttttaaataaaaaagataaactccaatattattaaaagaagaaGTACAATACAAGATATAcactaaaaacaaaatctacTAAAAATAGAGCAAGGAGTAAGAGCCCGTAGCTTTCTATATGcacatgttatttattttttagttttttttataacaaacacGGGCtaaattcaagttttttttttttataaataaaatcttgTCAAAAACTCGAACTTCAACAAGATATATATCAAGAACAAATATTAAACCCGATGCTCATGAAAtagattttaaaagaaataactatGGTGACATAGATGTGAATATtgcttttgtttatgtttttttttatttgtttagcttTTAAGTTGGGAACAAtttaatatgatattttatataattatgaggTGATAATAATGACGGTGTTACATTGCTAATTATGATCTTCTAAGATTGTTTCTACTAATTAACTTCAACGATTTCAAAACAATATCGACTATTCAACTTCTATATGGGTAATAAGTAAGCAACAAGATATTTAACTCCCATATGATGGGTGATATGTTCAACTCTTTCTCAATACATAATTGAGATTTATTAAGTGTATATATTGGGGGCTTCGAtattattctaaaaataataataaaataaataaaaacaaaaacatgatcatatattttattctagAGTTTTAATTGACTTCCAGATTTATAAGacatgcatatattttattttacaaggTATATACTAAACATGATCATTTGATATTGTttcatgttattgtttcatGTCAATTTtaactgtcacgccccgaacccagctctatggaACCGGGACGCCAACAAACgaccgtacacctacaaggccgaaaccaagtagacatacaaggcctcaaaacctgatctaaaacaaaacaaagaatcaaactcagtgacatcaaatcaattctcaccaaatCAATTCTTACCAAACAggaaatttcataattttatcctcaaattaaaatcaaatcaattctcaacaaaccctaaccctaactagtagcacgtcacaaacaagcataagaaagagcaaaaacaaaaataactcagaaCCCTACTTCAAAAATAACAGTGAAACGAAATTCGTGACGACATGACCCTTCTCCCATCTTCGCCACCGACACCACCCACAAATAGGGAGAGGAAGAGATGAGGCAAGTCTCTCTCCCCCGTTTTTTTTAACAGTGATCTAAAACCGAAGAAGGTGAAGAGTCGGGTAGGGTTTcagaactaaaaaaaatgaggtgaagagacggctagggttgtgaaactaaaaaacaaaaaccaccgGCTAGGATTGAAAGTAAAACCAATGGCTAGGATTACaaataaaagcaatggctaggatttgattaaggggtggggctcacaatcTCCCCTCctttaaaagagtttagtcctctaaactcaaatGTGCTCCATCGAAGCAAACTTCCAGTCAGATTCAGACCATACTATAGTGTAAGTGTCATTTAACTAGCATTTAAACCGCAAATACAAAACCACCATTGCAATACATTAGCATCCCTTATTTGGAAACATCAATGTGTGTAGCATCCCATGGATATGATGACTAAATCAACCAGATTTTGAAAATTAAgatcctagttttttttttcccttttttgtcAACTGAAATCCATGTCACATGCTTACAGCCACCTAACATGAGTATCAAAGATCAAATTTTACATCCATCAAGCATCATAACatcaaaattatacatatactcaagtccacaacaatatttgaacactctaaaattttctcattgattgaaaagcataaacaaattaaaaccaaCCAAGAACCACTAAGTAACTACCAAGCTTAAACTTGCTTGAATTATCCTCAATCAAATATTTGGAATCTAATCATCAAAATTGATCAAATCTTCCTAAATACTATGGTATGATCCtttacagtttttttttttacaatacaaCAATGAGGCTTATTTCACCTTCCAAGTACATAAATATTATGTAGATTATCCACTAATTCacaaaatcaatgcaactaaacacactaaaatatcaaattataagAAGTTTACTCCTCAAAGATTTCAAGCATTAATTGGCCAGCAATGCACCAAATTATACTCAACAACCAAGCGGAGACTAGGGACAAGCACACATTAACCTCTTGGGATTTTTCCTAATTATATCAATGTTTAACTTGAAAAATATCATCATTCCTCTTTCAAATAAATTCAGACCCACCAAGCTACAATGTGATCAAATTCCAAAATATTCTTAGCCCTCCTCAAATTATAGCATCAATCTAAATCTCACGTGATTTCAGCACATTTATTTTTCAGGAAAGTCTTACAAAATCAGGAATATCTTCCAAAATACAAATccaataataaagatattttaCAGACAATTAGCTAAGGTCATAACAAACATTTCTTATATTTAACACTTTGGTTAATTCGGCTTGCAAAGTCATGAGAAGTACCATTCACTCTTCAAGTCTTGCACAACAGTAACAACCAAGATAGACCTATTAATAGGAGCATATCTCTTAAGATACAaatctaataaatttaaaattttgcaagTAGATAGATAACAATAAATGCCACAATTCTCTAGTTTTAAACTTCCCCAAATTCTATATCTATAGTCTCTGAATTTGGACAAAATTTCAGGCAGCTcaaatcaaaatcttgaaaGTCACAATTCTTATGCTTCAATATACAACAATACAAGAGTGGTCAAATAACAAATCGAGACTAACAAGCAATagtattaaacaaaaagatttttagaagggtacaaatgcaaaaagttcaactattattctacactcccaaatatttattattgcgaggatacaatagcaattacccactctaaaagccatatcaataattccaacatgatcaatgagtactaaaatCCTCATAACTTCAGatacacttttccaaatcacaaatttcaaaattctgggaaaaatagacacctaacactatgacataACCGAAACTCACACAATTTAGAGTACtacacaatttataacatttaattaaatgtcCAACTATTTCGGTAGGCTTGTAATTCAGACGTATCCttttcaaatatgaatatctctcaatacaaattttcaaaagcaataatattttacatgcagTCAGATAGCTCAGTAATGCAtcactttattattttatgctATATCAAATACAACATCTAGTACCATgagaaacaccaaacaaacttcAGATTCTACACAGTAATATCATTGGGAACAACTACACTAATAATGCTATAACTTTTAAACGACTCATCCaaagaatctaaatttttacaagtatctagaaaacatcaaactctataactttgttatgttactcttctccaaatttcatgtacaagaccatcaaaGTTTCTAAgcaatctttatgttttctgcagaaatattatTGAGCACATCTATAGAAatatgatcatatctcacaatttacatggctaaaaattctgaaatttcgcagagtcaaagataaaatagtcctctataactttattatataaatataaatctaaatcagaactaaaaactatgaaattaatcaaaacagGCTCAAGGTCTGAACAGAGATCCTGTCTGCGCcacctgcgtctaaaaatttataatttacagaatactactccaaaaattctgaaatttgtcAGCAAGATAAACAAGACCTCGGTCGTCTATTTTGGTCCCTTCCATATTCTGTCTCCAGATCTTCCAAATAAATTAGGGATCTCTACTATGCTAACaggaaatttcagaattttatcctcaaattaaaatcaaatcaactctcaccaaaccctaaccctaactagtagtacgtcacaaacaagcataagaaagagaaaaaacaaaaataacttagAACCTTACCTCAAAAATAACAGTGAAACGAAATCCGTGACGATATGACCCTTCTCCCATTCTCGCCACTAACACCACCCGCAAATAGGGAGAGGAAGAGATGTGGCAAGTCTCTctctcccccttttttttaaacgGTGATCTAAAACTGAAGAAGGTGAAGAGTTGGTTAGtgtttcaaaactaaaaaaaatgatgtgaagagacagctagggttttgaaactaaaaaacaaaaaccaacggCTAAGATTCAAAGTAAAACCAATAGCTAGgattaaaataaaagcaatggctaggatttgattaaggaGTGGGGTTCACATTAACAACAAACAATGGATGACAAATTGAGATTCCTGGGCATACATATAGAGACATAATTTAaacgaatgtaaaagcaatttTCAACTTTTCtagcacaatatatatatatatatatatatatatatatatatatatatatatataaatccgcATCTTCTACGGAGGCCCACAAGTGTTATTAGATTGACATCCAACTGCACCCTCCCCCTTTCCCATCTCCCACTTTCTCTTTAAATCTTAACACTATTTGTTCCTCgcaaaatctctttcttacttttttttttcatatcttCAAAGTCTATCAATGATATTTagcatattaatatatatatatatatatatcaaccatATGAATTGtgctttttaagaaaaataaaaatcaaatttgttATTATCAATAACTTTAGTGCTAGCAACGACTACTTATGAAAAGTTATGAAAATAGTGAATGACAGACCCAGAGTCAAATTCTTCTATCTACTGTACTATTGCTATAATGTGCATACAATGTAGGACATTGTATATAGTAATGTTCATTCATTGTTCACAGGTCCTCCTGTGGGACGATGTCATTTCTTTCCCCTCTAGAATTGCATGGTAGGgggatttattaacttgatttgatttttgaaatatcttccaagcatgcaCATGATAGAATTCTAATCACCTCATGTGATGTCTGGTCGAGTTAATAAATTCTTAAAGGTTCGTTAAGCCACTATAATTGGTACATCACCATATCTGCATGTCGCTTGACACTCTTTATGAAGCAGGACTTGTtgtctttgttaaaaaaaataataaaaaaataaaataacccaTAGTGCTAATAACCAAAATTTACATTTCAACTAAGTTTTTAATTGCCCACAAacatataatatgaataaataatttttttataaaatacatgcGTGAAGAGGGATTAGAGCTTCTGCCCTCCCATACAAAACTTCATTATTACTTTTCTGGTGGGTTATATCAACATAGgcaaactaataattttttagatatatCCA includes the following:
- the LOC120266518 gene encoding UDP-glucose:2-hydroxyflavanone C-glucosyltransferase-like; translation: MVFSGEQPRPHIAIIPSAGMGHLTPSCRLATTLAAQGCHVSLIVFHPMVSSAESKSMTNFFSSFPSIHPIHFNVVPLPGSGDPFFLQFEAIRQSPHLLLPLLTSSSSPPITSIIVDISLASTFLPAISPTGISTFIFFTASASMLALCAYFPTHIDIDQNKRSKDHVDVPGVGVIPMASIPPRLHNPSDLFTTQFVANGRALMQANGVLINTFEALEPETLTAFNNGVVLPGFPPVMAVGPVKQLPLMETSAALPWLDAQMERSVVYVSFGSRTGMSVEQIRELGVGLERSGAKFLWVIKTKMVDKEEAQVELKELLGEELVERIKEIGSMVVHGWVEQEEILKHGAVGGFVSHCGWNSVMEAALHGVPVLAWPQIGDQKVNAEVVRRSGLGIWVEEWSWGGQEGKVVKGEEIAERVKELMDSPVVCSSAARVAAEAVKAVGDGGSSEKSLAEFIAKLEGVKYMGLIN